The region GCAAGTGTGACTCCTAAATGAAGAGGGCCAGAGCGGGTtaatcacattttatttatttatttatttatttttccctcTAGACTTTTCCACAGAGCCCAGTTCAAAAATCCCTggtttaaagttttttttttctgtatttttataaacttAAAACCAAACTCCACTAAATCCAAGCCTAAACCTAACATAAACATGCCGGTCATTTACCGAGTTTCAGCCCCTGAAATGACCGTTGAAGTCTTGCTATCAAGCGCCATCGAGCGTCCGCTAAGTGCACGACCGTGTGGCAAATAATCCTACGTTAAACGCTtcgctcatgaatattaattagtatTTGCGTGCCTAGACACTTTGTTGGAAGGTCACGGAGCAACGTCAGCGCAAGGTAATTCATATTCATGAGCTCAGCCTCCGCCATAGAAGCGTCACTGGTCCTGCACAAATCACTACAAACACGTACCTGAGTAACTTTTCTCAGCTGCCCAGACTTTTAATTCTTAAAACTAGGATACACTAATTCTTAAAAACGAATTTCTACCGCTCTATCAAGCTCTTAAATGCGTGTGAAAACATGCTGAATCCTTCTTCAAACGGCGAGTCGTCTCATGCAGTGGTGAACTATGTTGAGGAGTATCTGGAGCTGGTCGAGTCTTTGCCCCTGGACCTACAGAGATGTGTGTCTCTCATGAAGGAAATAGATGCCAGATATCAAGGTGAGAGAATACGGACACTTACTCTTAGCAGAAGTGTAAGAAGAAAACACTGCATTTGTTTGAGCAACGGGTGTTAGATGTCACACTAGCTAGCTGGCTAGCGGCTAACTGTTAGCACGTGAAACTCGCAAGTTCCCCCCCGATTGAGAGGTTAAAGCCACAAAGTTGATACAGTATGCATGTTAAATGTATTTCTCATTTATATcttaaatattgtcatttatatttatattgtagcGACTGTGAAGTCACTACCTATCCAGTTCGGATGGAGGGGGTTTGGCAGCTTCTAGAGCGCCATAAACTTCCTGTTTAaataattatgtattttaacattGCATTTGTGTGTTAGTGTTGTGTAAATAGTCTTTGAAATATCACAAAGACAGCATACATGCGCATATATGTCCAAAGACGTCTGTGTCAACTGCGTGTAAAACATGTTAAGACGCTACAGAcaaaatcattgttttttttttttgttttttgttttttttcatgccCTTTGGTCAGTTTTAAGATTTTTGGGCCACATTTccgtttattttattacattttattcatttgcgTATGGCAATTTTAATtacaatacatatatttaaaggCCGTCTTGTCAAAATGTAGCACTTAACAAACTTTCCAGTTTTATTActatttatatgtttgttcatATATTATTCGCCTCATTTATTCTTAAaatatgttgattttttttttttttctggctgtttgTTGACAGtattctgatttatggagtgataaaacgAGATCAAAAATCCCTTCTGTAAAAGCCTAATATGTAgacaaaatgaaataagaatTTTGAACCTGACTTCAGATGccaaatgtatgcaaattagtgcatgcatatttaattagataacatGGCATTTGCATAATTGAAACAGCACtgtaatgcaattttttttttttttttttttgtactatgATCAATAAACTGTGGAAGTATAGTTATAATAGTTGAAATATTTACCCAGTTCACCTGTGGTGACAAAAAAGCTTCCTTGTAATGTTTTACTGgaggttaaataaaaaaaacaaaaatagtgcATAGATTGACACACAGTAACAGTAAACCAGTGTTAaatttgacagcaaattttgatttagttttagtcatagtcttttgactaaaatgtcatttagttttagtgatattttagccatcggaaattgttttagttttagtcgactaaatctacagtagataaaatctaatttagttaaattgtaatgcattaagtaaACATTTCTCAAACAATATacagatccaatacactgatatacatctgatattctccaaactgtttatgttcacttaagataACCAACTAAAGCATagaaactagatgaaataaaataagtttgcattttttatatatttattttttgtttcagTTAACGTTTATTTAATGaagtttttatggttttagggttagttaactataataacccttattGTACTTGTAAAgtatattgaataatgtgtcaaaaatgttcttagatacagtagtttactatgaatcaaatagaaattaaattaaatacagtttattgtgtaaaaaaaataacaataatgaccagggaaaattaataattaaatacacCGTGATTCTTATTCTGAAGTGTCTACAATctgcactgtagcaggctgCTTATTTAAGTTCAGatgagggagataaaatatgcattcttacaactGTCTAAAACATACTACCATATAAAAATcgtgtagtaaacattgtcataattcatcaacattagcttataagcaatcgattggcataaatgtgcgctaCTCATTAATTgcgaagcagtctgaagtgctgctggGCAAGCCTGTAGAGCACGCAACAGCGCCGCTTTTTCCCGCGGTTAGATCAGcacgttacacttcaaatgtgcacatcttccacacaggacagcagtcccgactggatatcttcccaaatcgtccctctctttcattttcatctcgtttttattcgttgaTGAAAATTAGAGTaggttttagtcatagtttttgtcattcaaaatgcatttttatttagtcatcgtctcgttttcgtccgtgaaaaaatgtTGTTGACAAATTATTCGATGAAATTAACACTGTAGTAAACATTGTGCCACTATTGTTGtagggctgcaactaacgaCTATTTTGATGATCGATTAATCTATCAATTATTTTTAAGATTAGTCtaattatttttgatcaatCGATTAATCCTTTAGTTTTAACTACCGCCATTATTTCTGCCATTaatcttttgatttttttttttattaaaacattttctcataaaatacacatttaaaaaaaaataccaacATAAAAACAAAGTGCCAAGAACATATTCCACGCAAATTGACATATTTTCACAATCTACGTAATCAATTACGTCGACACTTCATTCCAGCCCTATAtggttgttttttctttttaacattAATCCTGGTTTATTGATCTTGCAGAGATCCTCGATGAATTGGACGAGGCTTATGAAAAGCACAGGCATGAATCAGACCCTGTGCAGAGGCGGCGTCTGCTTCACTGCATCCAGCGCTCTTTGATCCGCACAGAAGAACTCGGTGACGAAAAGATTCAGATCGCGGGCCAAATGGTGGAAATGGTGGAGAATCGCAGCCGGCAGCTTGAGTGGAAGGGTGAGCTTTTCCAGGCCTGCCAGGACTCGCCGGAGAGCACCGTATCGGTGGGCAGCGCCCCCAGTGCCATTACAACCGTAACTATGACACCACTTTCTGCTTCAATGCTCTCGGCCAGTAAGCCGTGTGCGGACCGTAGACGAGACGAGACACCGAGTTCAGTTGACAAATCTGGCGGAAAGCGTTCACGCAGGCAGAAAAATGGTTCGGAGAACCGGGAAAACTCCAATTACAGCATGGAGCACAATGAGGAGGTTGCTTCAGGCGTGCCAAAAGAGAAGAAGGCCAAGACGTCGTCCACGTCAtcgaagaagaagaagaggtcTAAAAGCAAACAGGACAGGGAGCCGTCGCCGACAGACCTGCCGATCGATCCCAATGAACCCACTTACTGCCTGTGTGAGCAAGTGTCTTATGGAGAGATGATCGGTTGTGATAATGATGAATGCACTATTGAATGGTTTCACTTCTCTTGTGTTGGCCTGCACCATAAGCCCAAAGGAAAATGGTACTGTCCAAAGTGCAGAGGAGACAATGAGAAGACGATGGACAAAGCATTAGAAAGGTCGAAAAAAGAACGAGCGTATAACAGGTAGTGACACGTGTACCTGGTTGCCATGAAATGTTTTTCTATTCAGGAGTTTAGTACCCAGTTTTGAGAGGCCTGTGATGTTATGACTAGAGTTGGTCATCAGTTAGTATATCTTTTAGGGATATATTTGAGATAGGGTTCACTTATCAGCTACTTAGTTATCATTGTTCTGCAGTATTGGAGGTATCCTGTTCATCTATCCACAAGACACGgtaatgcatttttgtaaaaaatcattttcaactATCATTTTGTATTTATGCGTTGCATAACTGTACATAtgttcattaaaataaaccatgcTTATTGTAGTGTTGTTTCATGGCTTTTctgcttattaaaaaaaagttagctTTAGATAAGGCCTTAACCCTTGTGTGACCTTTTGgggttttttggggggttttttttatcatttttcctGTGTTAATGCCAGCTGCATAAATTTTGGCACaggtgtgtatttttattggaattgTATTATTTTACCCCAATTTCCTTTAATAAATCTATTTTACTCTAGGTACACAAAATAGTTTCAATTAGGACCttaaggacaaaaatgtccccatTGAAATTTTTAATCTCAGGGTCATTTAACTATAAAATTATGCAATCTTTGTAAATAGGCTTTCATTTTGTTGGCAAGGcttcaaaatttaaattttatctTTTTACCAGATGGTGCCAttttctacggaagaggattagggccaagcaataataaaaaaataaaaacatctcaagatttaagttgttaaatttcgagaaaaaactcgttaaatttcgagaaaaaaagtctaaataaaatgttgaataaactcattaaattacgagaaaaaactcgttaaatttcaagaaaaaagtc is a window of Megalobrama amblycephala isolate DHTTF-2021 linkage group LG6, ASM1881202v1, whole genome shotgun sequence DNA encoding:
- the ing1 gene encoding inhibitor of growth protein 1, which gives rise to MLNPSSNGESSHAVVNYVEEYLELVESLPLDLQRCVSLMKEIDARYQEILDELDEAYEKHRHESDPVQRRRLLHCIQRSLIRTEELGDEKIQIAGQMVEMVENRSRQLEWKGELFQACQDSPESTVSVGSAPSAITTVTMTPLSASMLSASKPCADRRRDETPSSVDKSGGKRSRRQKNGSENRENSNYSMEHNEEVASGVPKEKKAKTSSTSSKKKKRSKSKQDREPSPTDLPIDPNEPTYCLCEQVSYGEMIGCDNDECTIEWFHFSCVGLHHKPKGKWYCPKCRGDNEKTMDKALERSKKERAYNR